From the Lysobacter soyae genome, the window GCCAGATCGCTCAAATCACCAAAGGGTTTGGAGGGGATGTCGCCCATGATGGCGCCCGTGACCAATGTGGCTGCCGCCGTCGCTTTTTCGCCCACCGGCGCGACAAACACGCGGTTGTAGCGACCATCAGCCCAAATATCCCAATGGCGCACGAACATGCGATCGAAGACTTGACCGCTGCTCGGGGAAGTTTTTTCCAACCGCGCCTTGGTGCACTTCAACACATCGTCTTTGCAGTCGGGAAACGCGGCCATCGCGAGAGCGACGCGTTTGTTACCCGGCGCCATTTTGTAGGCATCGACATCCAACGCCATGTTGGTGATTTGTTTGGGTGCGCCACCGGCAAGTGCGATCGCATACAGCTGCGAGCTGCCGTTCTTGCCGCTCAGGAAATACACCGTCTTGCCATCGTCGGACACCGACGGAGAATTCACATTCCAACCGGCCGGCGTGAGTTGACGGGCTTTGCCGTTGGCGGGCTTCACCCACAGCGCCGTGCTGGCTTTGGTGACTTCGGCATTCATCGAACGCTTGGTGTAGACCACGTCGCCGTTGGCGGCGAGCTGCGGTGCGCCGTAGCGATCGAGCTTCACCATGTCTTCGACGGTGAATCCGCGTTGCGCCTGCGCGGCGAGCGGCAGCGCGGCGGCGATCATCATCGGTAGCAGTGCATTTCGAAATTTCATGGCATTTCCTTCACTTTCAAGTTCAAGCGTGCGCCGGATCGGCAACGTATTTTTCTTTGGTTGCCGTGCGATACAGCAGCCATGCAACCAGGGCAAGAACGGCCAAGCCGACATACTTGCTGAAGTGGTAAGCCTCAGGCAAAGCCAGTACATCGGCGCGCTTGCTGATCACGATCGGAATGGCGATCGCGATACCCATTAGTGCTTCACCGGTGATCAGACCCGCGGCAAACAAGGTGCCCGGACGATGCACGCGATCACGTGCTTCATCGCTCGCACCGAGCACGCCTTGGCGACGTTCGACGATATAGGCGAGCAAGCCACCGAGGAAGATCGGCACCATCAATTCAAGCGGCAAGTAAATGCCGATTGCAGCAGCCAACACCGGCACACGGAAAGTCGACTTGCGCGCTTTGAGCCACTCGTCGAAGGCGATGATGGCGGCGCCGATCACCGCACCGATGCCGATCATGTCCCAAGGCAGTTTGCCGCCGAACAAACCTTTTGCCACCGAGGCCATCAAGGTGGCTTGCGGCGCGGCAAGTGCATTCGGATGCGCCGCATCACGGGCACCGATCCCGTAAGCCTGTGCCAGCAAGTTCAATACCGGTGCCATGATCAGCGCACAAGAGAAGGCGCCGATCATCAACATGACTTGTTGTTTCCAAGGCGTCGCGCCGACGATATAACCGGCTTTCAAGTCCTGCAGGTTGTCACCGCCCACCGCTGCGGCACAGCAGACCACCGCGCCGATCATGATGGCCGCCACCGCGCCCAAGGGTGCACCGCCACCGCCGACCGGGGCCTTGCCCGAAGCGCCCAGCAACAGCAGCAACACGGCCGAAGCGAACAGGATGGTCGCAATCGTGATACCGGAGACCGGATTGTTGGACGAACCCACCAATCCCGCGAGGTAGCCGGAGACGGACACAAACAGGAAGCCGGCAACAATCATGATGATCGCCATCGGCACACTGACGGCCCAGTTGCCGACAATGGCTTGATACAGGAGCAACAACGGCAGAACAAACAAGACCAAGCCGATCAGCATCCACTTCATCGGCAAATCGCGCTCGGTGTGATGAACGATGGCGCCGCCTTCCGCCCGGGCGGCGGCGATACCGCTCTTGATGCCGGACAGCAAAGATTTGCGCAGCGAGAACAAGGTCCAGACACCGCCGATCAACATCGCGCCGAC encodes:
- a CDS encoding OPT family oligopeptide transporter, producing MNTTDAGSPRQLTFRAVILSIVLAVILSAANAYLGLFAGLTIATAIPAAVVSMGVLRLLGGGSILENNIVQTGASAGSSIAAGVIFTIPALIIMGYWQDFRYSWVLAIAGLGGLLGVLFSVPLRRSMIVEEPLPFPEGKAAAEVLKAGENPGPGLKILGISGALGAIVKLAAESGMKLIPDNAVGSGFIGKYLGYMGTNLSPALLGVGYIVGLNIGIVVLSGSILSWNIAIPMYHAMFLHTDPAMAQELANASAADAAGAIWSAKIRYLGVGAMLIGGVWTLFSLRKSLLSGIKSGIAAARAEGGAIVHHTERDLPMKWMLIGLVLFVLPLLLLYQAIVGNWAVSVPMAIIMIVAGFLFVSVSGYLAGLVGSSNNPVSGITIATILFASAVLLLLLGASGKAPVGGGGAPLGAVAAIMIGAVVCCAAAVGGDNLQDLKAGYIVGATPWKQQVMLMIGAFSCALIMAPVLNLLAQAYGIGARDAAHPNALAAPQATLMASVAKGLFGGKLPWDMIGIGAVIGAAIIAFDEWLKARKSTFRVPVLAAAIGIYLPLELMVPIFLGGLLAYIVERRQGVLGASDEARDRVHRPGTLFAAGLITGEALMGIAIAIPIVISKRADVLALPEAYHFSKYVGLAVLALVAWLLYRTATKEKYVADPAHA